From Hydractinia symbiolongicarpus strain clone_291-10 chromosome 12, HSymV2.1, whole genome shotgun sequence, one genomic window encodes:
- the LOC130621473 gene encoding collagen alpha-1(II) chain-like isoform X4, which produces MWETVLDAFAEFKGELSKNGQQRLLGEEGGTCPEVPVRECPPKPVQEICLIDADCPEREQKCCSDGCKLVCMKVNATVKKEVCAVPVDLGFVIDASGSIGAVNFQKILQFVAQIVDAFDIRENGTRVGVIYYSDDAKIAFDFNKFKGDQLNKENVVKEINKISVTEGQTRIDLALRLAKKSLFSLEGGMRPDKPKIALVMTDGRQTKGLDAPDAEDLHIASRPLKDLGVQVYSLGIGNDYDIGELLDIASDDASVFRSTDVDELVSIVASITEQTCKGCTNPLDIHFALDSSANVGEENFEMMKNFIKAVGYKFIISEKGSHISASVFGDEATLVFNMSKATSQDDFITEADTIPYLGEGGTSIDKVLRLAQNEVFTLEGFSRQNVAKVFVLLTGSNCDTCKEKLEEAVKPLKAAGVHLIIIPIGTRINLNELQTISSLPSSQFVIPQQSFSELLNGIFIQRVSEMICSGKPGVCVEPPIPKNCEKIAYNCDVDVDCPSGKKCCLKGCEQKCEAPVTACIAPLDLAFAFETTQDGEADFEKMKLFASDLLDHFKIKSSGTHVSLSTFSDKPNRVSKFSSSYNAEVIKSQIKGLKSDGGSKSNIGTLLGYAGKEVYNIQSGARQSQPRVLVIFTKGKFPQEQEVFALEEARKLKEEGQDVQIIVVNMGQSLQKELLENIVSKPSSAKLITIESDDDLISSEKKQNIAEQVCSAKTRKRECKEKFFEVCSVRDNLCESDFDCPGFEECASDGCRLRCTYCGKRCDDKLDILLMFDDSAKVGAEAFQKTKNFAKTMMEWFNINQNGTNVAVMTYSDKAKVHMPLPLPGTNDPPQTLFDIQGSLDSVPYTGGSTSKLDVALGTAAAQVFPSSGKKRAKRAVIIFSDGKDDSSSRLEVASWPLRSQRQDGDSSYSAVRIMAVTVGDQINVDALEKVVTPPLNDNVFVAAGFDDMYNAMRKLAEESCIPLAGNLKPPNITRPGPPGPPGPPGEKGEKGMSGPDGKPGKIGKKGEPGMKGEKGMDGDKGPPGGFGDGPDGSNTKGPDPEAGAVGVIEGEAVPGPGNIIYDMRKGPVGPPGASGDVGSAGDPGDDGKPGKPGRDGPAGPRGFFGNPGQKGESGTDGTPGAPGEQGPQGELGRPGQPGGRGIPGPQGPFGWKGQQGIGGGEGDVGDKGKKGPKGYSGEKGARGDLGPSGYPGEEGPEGPVGPPGQRGLPGPDGKEGQFGPNGPIGAKGQPGPRGNRGAKGESGSMGGRGVKGGVGDEGPQGEQGPIGGPGAPGEDGKAGQTGPDGPPGLPGQVGPLGPAGQRGEIGPAGGDGPPGLLGPKGARGENGRRGVSGVKGETGDQGEPGLKGPLGQQGTQGKTGSAGPRGRPGVAGGQGRQGQPGDPGQTGRVGAKGNQGLPGKQGPLGNPGSRGYTGLSGAKGFPGDSGSVGKPGVAGRDGKHGQTGLSGKDGDKGVQGAQGLQGLPGPVGAGGANGEPGETGDSGQKGADGAKGFPGESGARGAPGVVGQPGETGAIGPAGEPGSPGAPGIQGSAGPRGETGLIGLDGLIGAKGSAGRPGNPGQNGDQGAPGTAGLPGTPGVRGKPGERGDPGTDGGQGDTGVPGTPGLTGMRGSQGPNGPTGPPGNQGRKGARGLPGINGKKGQDGNAGSRGPTGLTGARGLPGTRGAIGPDGNPGLDGNPGPVGEVGKTGKPGVPGLPGPSGLRGPNGPPGPRGVKGPVGDRGDSGEVGPDGDAGVAGQTGLAGRRGEKGLTGDIGPIGEVGAMGMPGVQGPAGPIGPDGPLGPPGVAGKTGNKGPLGEPGDPGKPGTPGEQGPPGKDGTDGNPGTPGKQGVQGLVGPIGPQGPPGQQGVRGRPGKKGRTGEDGLKGFPGPNGHPGLAGKRGTRGKEGPAGTEGLAGRNGRDGKPGNNGADGSLGAQGPKGELGDRGDNGAQGGFGDIGDTGGPGPEGPTGFVGLTGANGNSGKQGKRGGRGDRGDKGPNGKKGITGRDGSKGRKGTMGRYGMQGPPGDTGEKGDDGPDGPMGYSGPQGNSGETGPDGKEGVTGEKGLTGNDGPRGAMGRTGLPGDSGKPGTAGPAGPPGPSGPPGDVSGALAGNFWDYINAGGGQKGPPGGRSSRKRRSVDDKEFDQNDIPTVLKKHYEVLKNFDNLWNTVINDIVVKKKLGSRSNPAITCAELFRTNPDKTTSDYWIDPNEGSPDDAILVHCNATNFETCIYPRLSVFDKSDWYSGNDRYMWAYKDLIAEKEGILYASDVVQLKMMRLLSTRCRQNITYHCKNSHSDIRVKTDNNRVMDVKKASTLHTLIIKDECMVKDGEWHESVFEMSSRKLEYFPLQDVAVKDIGDKGEEFGMEIGPVCFT; this is translated from the exons GGTGTCATTTATTACTCAGATGATGCCAAAATTGCTTTCGactttaataaatttaaaggTGATCAGCTTAACAAAGAAAATGTGGTGAAAGAGATAAACAAGATTTCAGTAACAGAAGGTCAAACAAGAATTGATTTAGCCCTTCGATTAGCAAAGAAAAGCTTGTTCAGCTTAGAAGGAGGAATGCGCCCTGATAAACCAAAG ATTGCATTGGTTATGACAGATGGTCGTCAAACAAAAGGCCTTGATGCTCCAGATGCAGAGGATTTACACATTGCATCCCGACCTCTCAAAGATCTAGGTGTTCAGGTGTATTCACTTGGTATTGGTAATGATTATGATATTGGTGAATTGCTTGATATTGCATCTGACGATGCTAGTGTCTTTCGTTCCACTGATGTTGACGAACTTGTCAGCATTGTTGCAAGTATAACAGAGCAAACATGTAAAG gCTGCACAAATCCCCTTGATATCCACTTTGCTCTTGACTCATCTGCTAACGTTGGTGAAGAAAACTTCGAAATGATGAAAAATTTCATTAAAGCAGTTGGCTACAAGTTTATCATATCAGAGAAAGGATCTCATATATCAGCCTCAGTGTTTGGTGATGAGGCTACTCTAGTTTTTAACATGTCAAAGGCTACATCACAAGACGATTTTATTACTGAAGCAGACACAATTCCGTACCTTGGAGAAGGAGGAACAAGTATCGACAAAGTACTTAGACTTGCTCAAAATGAAGTATTTACATTGGAAGGTTTTTCACGACAAAATGTGGCCAAAGTGTTTGTGTTACTCACTGGTAGTAATTGTGATACATGCAAAGAAAAATTAGAGGAGGCTGTCAAGCCACTTAAAGCAGCTGGGGTACATTTAATTATTATTCCAATAGGAACCAGAATAAACCTGAATGAACTTCAAACCATTTCATCTTTGCCATCCAGCCAATTTGTGATTCCGCAGCAGTCATTTTCAGAACTGTTAAATGGTATTTTTATTCAAAGAGTTTCGGAAATGATATGTTCTGGTAAACCAGGTGTATGTGTTGAGCCACCAATTCCAAAAAATTGTGAGAAAATTGCATACAACTGTGATGTTGATGTTGATTGTCCATCAGGAAAGAAATGTTGTCTCAAGGGATGTGAGCAAAAGTGTGAAGCACCGGTCACAG CATGCATCGCACCACTTGATTTGGCGTTTGCATTTGAGACAACACAAGATGGAGAAgctgattttgaaaaaatgaaacTCTTTGCCTCAGACCTTTTAGATcattttaagattaaaagttcTGGAACTCATGTCAGTCTCTCAACATTTAGTGACAAACCAAATAGAGTTTCCAAGTTCTCATCATCATATAATGCTGAAGTTATAAAATCTCAAATAAAAGGTTTAAAGAGTGATGGTGGATCTAAAAGCAATATAGGCACACTTCTAGGATATGCTGGAAAGGAGGTTTATAATATTCAAAGTGGAGCAAGACAGTCTCAACCTCGTGTTTTGGTTATTTTTactaaagggaaattccctcaGGAACAGGAAGTGTTTGCACTAGAAGAAGCTCGCAAGTTGAAAGAAGAAGGACAAGATGTACAAATAATTGTAGTAAATATGGGACAATCACTACAAAAAGAATTGTTAGAAAATATAGTATCAAAACCCAGTTCTGCTAAACTGATTACCATTGAATCAGATGATGACTTAATCAGTAGCGAGAAAAAACAGAATATTGCAGAACAGGTTTGCTCTG ctaAAACTAGGAAGAGAGAATGTAAAGAAAAGTTTTTCGAAGTATGTAGTGTAAGGGATAATCTCTGCGAAAGTGATTTTGATTGTCCTGGTTTTGAAGAATGTGCAAGCGATGGCTGTCGTCTTCGCTGCACATACTGTGGAAAAA GATGTGATGACAAACTGGATATTTTATTAATGTTTGACGATTCAGCAAAAGTTGGTGCAGAAGCGTTCCAAAAGACTAAAAACTTTGCAAAAACAATGATGGAATGGTTTAATATCAACCAAAATGGTACAAATGTTGCTGTGATGACTTACAGTGACAAGGCAAAAGTTCACATGCCTTTGCCACTTCCTGGAACAAATGATCCACCTCAGACGTTGTTTGATATCCAAGGCTCTTTGGATTCAGTACCTTACACTGGTGGCAGCACTTCAAAGTTGGATGTTGCCTTAGGAACTGCAGCTGCACAAGTCTTCCCATCATCTGGTAAAAAACGAGCAAAAAGG gcTGTTATTATTTTCAGTGACGGAAAGGATGATTCGTCATCACGTTTAGAAGTAGCATCGTGGCCGTTAAGAAGTCAAAGACAAGATGGCGACTCAAGCTACAGTGCAGTTCGAATCATGGCTGTCACTGTCGGTGATCAAATCAACGTTGACGCCCTCGAGAAAGTTGTAACACCACCTCTCAATGATAACGTTTTTGTTGCAGCTGGATTTGACGATATGTATAATGCAATGAGAAAATTAGCTGAAGAATCATGCATTCCATTGGCAG GTAATCTAAAGCCACCAAATATTACTCGACCTGGTCCTCCAGGGCCACCCGGTCCACCGGGTGAAAAG GGTGAGAAAGGGATGTCTGGTCCTGATGGCAAGCCAGGAAAAATTGGGAAAAAA GGAGAACCTGGCATGAAGGGTGAGAAAGGTATGGACGGTGACAAAGGACCTCCTGGAGGGTTTGGTGATGGACCAGATGGGTCAAATACTAAAGGACCAGACCCAGAAGCAGGAGCAGTTGGTGTAATTGAAGGCGAAGCTGTACCAGGTCCAGGAAATATAATTTATGATATGCGAAAGGGTCCAGTGGGACCTCCCGGTGCATCTGGTGACGTTGGAAGTGCAGGAGATCCTGGTGATGATGGAAAACCTGGAAAACCTGGACGTGATGGCCCTGCTGGGCCGAGAGGATTTTTTGGTAATCCTGGTCAAAAAGGAGAATCCGGAACGGATGGAACACCA GGTGCCCCTGGAGAGCAAGGACCGCAGGGAGAGCTAGGCAGGCCAGGCCAACCTGGTGGCCGTGGTATCCCTGGCCCACAAGGACCGTTTGGATGGAAAGGACAGCAAGGAATCGGCGGTGGTGAAGGTGATGTCGGTGATAAAGGAAAAAAAGGACCAAAG GGATATTCTGGCGAAAAAGGTGCCCGAGGAGATCTAGGACCATCTGGATACCCTGGCGAAGAAGGTCCAGAGGGTCCAGTTGGTCCACCAGGACAGAGAGGTTTACCTGGTCCTGATGGAAAAGAGGGACAATTTGGACCAAAT ggACCAATTGGGGCAAAAGGTCAGCCCGGACCGAGGGGAAATCGTGGTGCTAAAGGAGAATCTGGATCAATGGGAGGAAGGGGTGTTAAAGGAGGTGTTGGAGATGAAGGTCCACAAGGAGAGCAAGGGCCAATTGGTGGGCCTGGTGCCCCTGGAGAAGATGGAAAAGCGGGACAAACTGGTCCAGATGGACCCCCA GGTTTGCCTGGACAAGTGGGTCCTTTAGGTCCTGCAGGCCAAAGAGGAGAGATT GGTCCTGCCGGTGGTGATGGTCCACCTGGTTTACTTGGACCAAAAGGTGCTAGAGGTGAGAATGGAAGACGGGGTGTTTCTGGTGTCAAAGGAGAAACAGGTGATCAAGGTGAACCCGGATTAAAGGGTCCGTTAGGTCAACAAGGAACGCAAGGAAAGACTGGATCAGCTGGACCTAGAGGCAGACCAGGTGTGGCCGGGGGCCAGGGAAGACAAGGTCAACCTGGAGATCCGGGACAGACTGGTCGTGTTGGTGCAAAA GGTAATCAAGGTTTGCCTGGTAAACAAGGACCATTAGGAAATCCAGGTTCCAGG GGATATACTGGTTTATCAGGGGCCAAAGGCTTTCCTGGTGATTCTGGAAGCGTTGGTAAACCAGGTGTAGCTGGACGAGACGGTAAACATGGACAAACGGGACTTAGTGGAAAAGATGGTGATAAAGGAGTACAAGGAGCTCAG GGTTTGCAAGGGTTACCTGGTCCTGTGGGTGCTGGTGGTGCAAATGGTGAGCCAGGTGAAACAGGTGATTCAGGACAGAAAGGTGCAGATGGAGCAAAAGGATTCCCg GGTGAGTCTGGAGCACGAGGAGCGCCTGGTGTGGTTGGACAGCCTGGTGAAACC GGTGCAATTGGACCAGCAGGAGAACCTGGCTCTCCTGGAGCACCTGGAATCCAAGGTTCAGCCGGACCAAGGGGAGAAACTGGTTTAATTGGACTTGACGGTTTGATAGGAGCAAAGGGGTCAGCAGGACGACCTGGGAACCCTGGCCAAAAT GGCGATCAAGGTGCTCCTGGCACAGCTGGTTTGCCAGGGACTCCAGGGGTGCGTGGAAAGCCCGGTGAGCGTGGTGATCCCGGAACTGATGGCGGACAAGGAGATACGGGTGTACCTGGCACACCTGGTTTAACTGGTATGCGGGGAAGTCAGGGTCCAAATGGACCGACAGGACCACCGGGGAATCAAGGTCGAAAAGGAGCAAGG gggCTGCCAGGAATTAATGGAAAAAAGGGACAAGATGGAAATGCTGGGTCTAGA GGCCCAACTGGTTTAACTGGAGCTCGAGGTTTACCTGGTACCAGAGGAGCTATA GGTCCTGATGGTAATCCTGGACTTGATGGCAATCCAGGCCCTGTTGGTGAAGTTGGAAAAACTGGAAAACCTGGAGTTCCTGGGTTACCAGGACCTTCTGGACttagg GGGCCAAACGGACCTCCTGGACCACGTGGTGTTAAAGGACCAGTTGGTGATCGG GGTGATTCTGGAGAGGTTGGACCTGATGGAGATGCCGGTGTTGCTGGTCAAACA GGTTTAGCCGGAAGGCGTGGAGAAAAAGGATTAACTGGAGATATTGGTCCAATTGGTGAAGTAGGCGCAATGGGTATGCCTGGCGTGCAAGGACCAGCTGGACCCATTGGTCCGGATGGTCCTCTTGGACCACCTGGTGTTGCTGGCAAAACTGGAAACAAGGGACCATTAGGTGAACCTGGAGATCCTGGAAAACCAGGTACACCTGGTGAACAGGGACCACCTGGAAAAGATGGTACGGATGGTAATCCTGGAACCCCAGGAAAACAAGGTGTTCAAGGTCTCGTTGGACCAATTGGCCCCCAGGGACCTCCTGGTCAGCAAGGTGTGCGTGGTAGACCTGGAAAAAAAGGAAGAACTGGTGAAGATGGTCTAAAGGGTTTTCCTGGTCCTAATGGACACCCAGGCCTTGCAGGAAAGCGAGGGACAAGAGGAAAAGAAGGTCCTGCGGGAACTGAAGGTCTAGCTGGAAGAAATGGTCGAGACGGAAAACCAGGTAATAATGGGGCAGATGGATCACTTGGAGCACAAGGACCTAAAGGAGAATTAGGTGACCGCGGGGATAATGGAGCACAAGGAGGGTTTGGAGATATTGGTGACACAGGAGGACCTGGACCAGAAGGACCTACTGGTTTTGTGGGACTAACAGGAGCAAATGGTAATTCCGGAAAACAAGGAAAACGAGGTGGAAGAGGCGACCGTGGTGACAAAGGTCCTAATGGGAAAAAAGGCATCACTGGAAGAGATGGATCAAAAGGCCGCAAAGGTACTATGGGCAGATATGGCATGCAGGGCCCACCTGGTGACACAGGGGAAAAGGGTGATGACGGCCCTGATGGACCGATGGGATATAGCGGTCCACAG GGTAATTCGGGCGAAACAGGCCCAGATGGTAAAGAAGGAGTTACTGGTGAAAAGGGTCTAACAGGAAATGATGGACCTAGAGGAGCTATGGGCAGAACTGGATTGCCAGGAGACTCAGGTAAACCCGGTACGGCTGGACCAGCCGGTCCTCCCGGACCATCAGGACCTCCAGGAGATGTGTCTGGCGCTTTAGCTGGAAATTTCTGGGATTACATCAACGCTGGTGGCGGTCAGAAGGGACCACCAGGTGGCAGGTCATCCAGAAAACGACGTTCA gttgatgACAAAGAATTTGATCAAAATGACATCCCaactgttttaaaaaag CACTATGAAGTGTTAAAAAATTTCGACAACTTATGGAATACAGTTATTAACGATattgtggtgaaaaagaaattgggGAGCAGATCAAATCCAGCGATAACTTGTGCTGAATTATTCCGCACCAATCCGGATAAAACAACCA gtGACTATTGGATTGATCCGAATGAAGGATCGCCTGATGATGCTATCCTCGTACATTGCAACGCAACCAACTTTGAAACGTGTATATATCCAAGACTATCTGTG ttCGACAAAAGCGACTGGTATAGTGGCAACGATCGTTACATGTGGGCGTATAAAGATTTAATTGCAGAAAAAGAAGGC attctGTATGCTAGCGACGTCGTGCAACTAAAAATGATGCGTCTTCTAAGCACACGTTGCCGACAAAATATCACATACCACTGCAAGAACTCTCACAGTGACATACGTGTAAAGACGGATAATAACAGAGTGATGGATGTTAAGAAAGCATCCACACTCCATACACTAATCATCAAAGACGAATGCATG GTCAAAGATGGTGAATGGCACGAGAGTGTGTTTGAGATGAGTTCCAGAAAATTAGAGTACTTTCCTCTTCAAGACGTAGCCGTAAAAGATATCGGTGACAAGGGTGAAGAGTTTGGTATGGAGATTGGCCCGGTGTGTTTTACATAG